A genomic segment from Helicoverpa armigera isolate CAAS_96S chromosome 10, ASM3070526v1, whole genome shotgun sequence encodes:
- the LOC110371812 gene encoding transmembrane protein 184C: MCSSTILSFLKQWRLWIRPFLIALYVVLIIVLVPILIAHSINNGFKKSDQGALVGGGFVLLAVPISIWQITQHVVHYTKPILQKHIIRILWMVPIYALNAWIGLEFPEQSIYVDSLRECYEAYVIYNFMKYLLNYLNEDHDLEALLETKPQVYHIFPLCCLTPWEMGSEFVHNCKHGILQYTVVRPITTVISMICELCGVYGESDFSPKVAFPYMIAINNLSQFVAMYCLVLFYRANKTELKPMKPIGKFLCIKAVVFFSFFQGVIINILVYCGVISTIFDISDSDKIKIMSSKLQDFLICIEMFLAAIAHHYSFSYKPYVSPQNPSPSCLGSFLAMWDVSDVKRDISEHLGVVGSSFSRRLRGKSMYHMARGYDESTRLMSEQPIPSSSAPNLSVDMEPPSVEVRPSAYGSIDNTVTAVSMNSETEPLLDLDNKTKDDPKV, encoded by the exons ATGTGTTCTTCcacaattttatcatttttaaaacaatggagGCTTTGGATCAGGCCTTTCTTGATCGCACTTTATGttgtattaattattgtattagtaCCAATACTCATAGCCCATTCAATAAACAATGGCTTTAAAAAGTCCGATCAAGGGGCTTTGGTAGGTGGAGGATTCGTTCTCCTCGCCGTGCCTATCTCCATATGGCAAATAACACAACATGTTGTTCATTATACAAAGCCAAtactacaaaaacatattataag aattttGTGGATGGTACCAATATATGCTTTAAATGCCTGGATAGGCTTGGAGTTTCCAGAACAATCAATTTACGTTGATTCTCTAAGAGAATGCTATGAAGCTTATGTAATTTACAACTTTATGAAGTATTTGTTGAACTATCTTAATGAAGATCATGATTTGGAGGCACTACTGGAAACAAAGCCACAGGTTTATCACATATTCCCATTATGTTGCCTCACTCCTTGGGAAATGGGAAG TGAATTTGTTCATAACTGCAAACATGGAATTCTACAATATACAGTAGTGAGGCCCATCACAACAGTTATATCAATGATTTGTGAACTCTGTGGTGTTTATGGCGAGAGTGACTTTAGCCCAAAAGTTGCCTTCCCATACATGATCGCCATCAATAACTTGTCACAATTTGTTGCAATGTACTGCCTTGTCTTGTTCTATAGAGCAAACAAAACTGAATTGAAACCTATGAAACCTATAGGCAAATTTTTGTGCATAAAAGCTGTGGTCTTCTTTtcattttt CCAAGGAGTAATAATTAACATACTTGTCTACTGTGGCGTGATATCAACTATATTTGATATATCAGATTCtgataaaataaagattatgtCTTCAAAGTTGCAG GACTTTTTGATATGCATAGAAATGTTCTTAGCAGCCATAGCCCACCACTACAGCTTCTCCTATAAGCCTTATGTGTCTCCACAAAACCCCTCACCGTCGTGCCTCGGATCTTTCCTCGCAATGTGGGATGTGTCTGATGTCAAGAGAGATATATCGGAGCACCTTGGAGTTGTTG GGAGCTCATTTAGTCGAAGACTTAGAGGTAAATCGATGTACCACATGGCGCGTGGATATGACGAAAGTACAAGATTGATGAGCGAGCAACCGATCCCGTCTAGTTCAGCGCCGAATCTTTCTGTAGACATGGAACCTCCATCTGTGGAAGTTCGGCCGTCTGCGTACGGGTCTATAGATAACACGGTCACGGCTGTGTCAATGAACTCTGAAACCGAACCTTTACTCGACCTCgataataaaactaaagacGACCCTAAAGTATAA